Sequence from the Sciurus carolinensis chromosome 1, mSciCar1.2, whole genome shotgun sequence genome:
gagctggggatgtaggtctAGGGTagagcctagcatgcatgaaaccttgggttcaatccccagtatgaaagaaagaaaaggaaaggaaaagaggctGCTGGtaggaggtgggaagggaaggaataGCTGATGAAACTGAGGCAATTATTTGAAAAGGGATGGAGACCTACAGCTGCTGAAAGTCCAGAAAAACACCATAACCCAGCTCCCACAGACTCAGGGCAAAGATCCAAGACTAGAGCCAGAGGAGTGGCTCTCCTCACCCTCCAGTTTTTCTTTCAGGGGAGCCTGCTCACTCAGACACATGCCCATCATCCTATCTGGAAAAGACTCCCCAGTGATAGAAACTCCAgacatcgtgtgtgtgtgtgtgtgtgtgtgtgtgtgtgtgcgcgcgcgcgcgcgcgcgcacgtgtgtgtataaaatacacttttttgCAGGCAAATACCTGGAGCTGGATTCTGGTTACCTACCATCTCAGTCTCCTGGGGTGTGGTTGGGGACAGTAAGGATACTCATTTTGCtacattgtttttcttccttttctatgtttctgtttttatattttcttagcaGCAACAGAACAGGGAGTCAGTCTTGAGGTATtttaaagaggtttttttttttttttcttaaaaaaaaataatataaagttataaaaagcGGCAGCAGCCTGGGGCCCGGATCTGGAAGGGAGGAGGTGCTGGCGGCTCCATTGCAGTGGGCAGGCACTTTCTTGTTAATGGGCTTTTGACTGTAGGAAGACAAGAGGCAAGAGACAGGATCAGGGTGGGGGCCTACCAGTTGTCCTACCCAGTGAACTGGGACTACCAAAGGGTTAGCTCTTGATTTCCTTCTGCTGGTCTGGTAAGTCAAACAGAGCAAGGGCAATGCGAATGCCAGTTCAACAGGGGTGGCCTGGAAGTGAGGCTGGAGAACACATATGGACATGTGTGTGcgcgccacacacacacacacacacacacacacacacacacattaggaCCACAAGAGCTGTCAAATGTGCTCTCCTATGGGTGTTAAGGGAAGTGAGTATGCATCTGGCCCATGCCTAAACAGGGATAACATCTCCCTGTCCCACCTCCCATGGGACCCCCTTGGCAGAGATCCATGGATAGACCAAAACAGATTATTCCAGAGCTTTcattagaaaagacaaagaaacctAGCTGCAGGCTTTCCTAGAAACCCTGGAGAACCTGCCTGTCACTATAGAATCTGGAGGTGGGCACATGTACAAGGTGGGCACTTATGTCTCTGTGGACCTTCAGTTGTGTCCTTGCCCTTCAATGCCCTAACACCTAAAGGAAGAACCAAGGAAGACCTGCCCACCCACCAGGCTGCTCAGCATGTTGGGCCACAGCTCAGGGACCCAAACTCCTTTTCCCTCAGAGGACAGAAGTACTTCCAGGCTCTGGAATGAGGGCCACAGGCAATTCAGAAAGAAATAGCCCTTTGATTACAGCAAAAACAAGAGGAGGTGCGCAGCACGTCCTGAGAATAAGGGAGAGGACTAAGGATAGGGAAACGATCCAGCAAAAGTGAAGGTTGTTTGCTAAGGGCTAACCTACCTCATTGTAAAGTAGATGGCTTAGGAACTCTTCCCCTTTTTTCGCATCCCTGCATGGTCATCTGCCTGGCACCTTCTCCATGTCAGGTACCCATTGTGTTCCCCATCTCAGCCCTCCTGACccctctctgccacactctctaGGGAACTGAGCTGGTACCTTCAGTGTAGAGCACTTCTCCTCAAAGGCCAGGGCCGGGCCTGGCTTCTTGCGGCGCACAGAGCAGGCCCCTTCAGAAGGGGCACCAGCCTGACAGTGCTTGGCCTTCACTGGCCGGCAGTAAGTGGCCAGGTTTTTCCGCTTCTTGGCTACCTCTTCCTCAGAGAGGCAGCTGGTTGGCAGGGCTTTGGCTGGGTGTCCAGCTGCTCCCCGGTTCTCCAGCTGAGAAGCCTTGACTGGTGTGGGAAGCTGATGAGGGGAACCCCGACAGTCCAGGGGCCCTGCCCGCTTTACTCTTGGCCCCACAGTCCCATTAAGCCCCATGCCTAGGGCTGTTTTAGTCTTGGCTGAGAGGCCCCGGCAGCCAGAAGGTTTGCCTTTTCCAGTGGGCTCCAGGATACATGTCCGTTTGAAAGTGGTGGGGCCAGGGGATAACTTCCGTTTTCGAGAAGGGGCCTCCACCTCTGCCCCATCCTTGCCTTTGGATGATTTGCTGGCCTTGGAAGGCGGCAGCTTGCTGAAGGATGGGGATGGTGTGTTGGCAGGCAGTGGTGAGGTGATGGCCTGGCTGCCGCCCATGCACTCCGCCTGGCTGCAAGCGGCTGCCACACTGGGGGAGCCTGCAGTGTAGCTGGGGACAAGGCTGTCCTTGGTGGGGGGCGTGGAAACTGGGCAGGCAGGTCTGGGGGGTGGGCCTGGAAGTCGGGGGCAGTTGCCCATAGAGGATGGGCTCAGGGGAGCAGATAAGGGGGAGGTGACAAGGTGGGATGGAGGTTCAACTGCCGGTGGGATCTTCCTGCAGTAAAAAGAGAGCCCCATTGTGACTGCCAAGCAAACAAGAGGGCCTCCCCAACACACACCAGTTTCTCTGCCCCACCTAGAAATGGTCAGCAGAGCCCCAGAGTTGCTGCCATCTGCTGGGAGACACTGGAATTGAGCCTTAGGAAGAAGGCTCAGGGAAATAAGTACTCAAACTGTACATAATATGTGAACTAGTGTGCAGACCCATGAACaactgcattttaaaagtttacttgGGCATCCCCTATCCTAAGTTACCCAAAAGGTACTGTAAGTCATGGCTAAGGGTCTAGATTCAACCTCAGATCACCTACCCATTCATGCCCCGCCAGGTTCCCCATCCCCTTCATGCAAGTCTCCATTTGGGGTCTTCCTGGCAAACAGCCAAGGCACACTAAAGGGCATGTTAAAGATCTGGGTTTCTGAAGTCTTGTACACCAGGGCCTAAGAAAGGGATATTCCAGACCCAAGAAACTCACTTCCACATGTGTGAGCTGAGGTGCCTTTCCAGCATGGAGCTGAGTGCTGAGCAGAACCGGTCCAGCCGGCGGCTAAACACGTAGCATCCTGGGCTCACCAGCCGACTCCCAAAGGTGCAGAACTAGAGACAGAAAAAATATCATGGTTGGTGGGGCCTGAGATACAGGGAGGGCATTTGTACATAAGATCTGACCTCCTCCCCATACTGTGGGCCAGAAGGACTGGccatccccaccccaggccctaccccaggccctgccccaggTCCTTACCGCCTGTGGCCGCGGGGGCCGGGTTGCATAATGGCAGTCAGGGGGGAGGTGGAGGTCCTCAGATGtcccctcctcctcactctcctcgCTGGAGGCCTGGGCCCCACCCCggggcagggggaaggggaaCAGGCCTGGGTCCCCATCACCACCACAGGGACCTTCATCATCCAACTCACTTTCAGAGGAGGCCCGGGACCTGGAAGGGCCAAAGGGGATGTGAGGGCAATGTGATTGGTGTGGGGTCAGGGTGGGGGTGTCCCTGAACCCACCAAGCTCAAAAAGCCAGGGCAGACACCTTGCTGGGCAaccagaggaagagggaggagtaTAAGACGGGAGGGCATGGTAGAGCTCACAGAGTAAGAGACAAGAGCCCAGGGCCACAGCTCCCAGGGGATTCTCTTCCCAGCCCCTTCACttcccaggccctgcctcctcagGGGGAAAATCTGCTCCAGATTTGCTTCCTCCAGAAAATCTTCTGAGCTTAACTGCACCCAGCTCTGGTCAGCCCAGTCAACTCTCTCAACCCCCTTCTTGCATCACATATTCCTGTGAGCCTGTCTGGGGGCTGAGCCTGTGTTTTGTGTCTGCCCCTCATGTTACAGGCAAAGAGGCGTGTGTGTCTCCTTCAGCGAGGCAGGCTCTCCCAGGGATCCAGCGCAGCCTCAGCACACGAAGGGGCCAGTGAATGAATACATGATAGGACTGTTTCACCCAGGACCCTGACCCTTTCAGCGCCCCAATGAAAGTTTTGGCCCACTGGAAATAGCTGGGAAAATGTTCCTATCCTGGTATTGGATCTGGCATACCACAGAAAGGCTGGGGTATTGTGGTAGCCTGGGCGAGAAAAGGGGAGTCGCCTACTTCCACCATCATTGCCAGGGGCTTACGTATCCCCCCCACAATCAGGGTGGAGTGAGCACATCTTGCAGGATACTTCCTGCACCTGTCTTCAAGGGTCCCTGGTGCCTTAGGGGCCAAGTATCCCCAGGTGAGGTGGGGGCTGGATCCTGGACATACCTGGGCAGTGCACAGTATGGGTAGGTCTGCTTGGTTCGAGCAGAGAAGGTGCTGCTGGCAGCAGCCACAGCTGCCACAGCCTGGATTGAGGACGAAGACTCCTGGGAGGGGCGCTCAAGTGCTGGCTCCTTGCGCCCTGGGCTCTTCTCCTTGGGAGATTCTCCTTTTCGGGAGTTGGCCTTCAGCTCTGCCACTAGCACATCAAAGTCCTTGGCCCGGCCCTGGACCTCCCGGCGCTGGTGTACGGAGTGGATCTAGAATACAGCAGGGTGGAGGGTGGGAAAGGGGTGTGAGCTGAGCAAGAGTGAAGGGCAGCAGTGTGCTCTGGCCTGGgcaagcagagaaagaggagtaTGAGTGTTttaggtgtgtttgtgtgtcccTGTCTCATTCCCCTATGGGGTCAAAACCCTCCTTTGGGGTCAGGGGACCTGGATGCCACTTCCTGCCTGCTGCTCCCACCTGTACCcactgggggttggggggggttcctttccccttcccagcCTCAT
This genomic interval carries:
- the Atxn7l2 gene encoding ataxin-7-like protein 2; amino-acid sequence: MAVRERAAAAMAALERRVPSLDDFAGQSWSSWVERADLPAADGAELEESSKNMKKLDAMTLIKEDMSIFGHCPAHDDFYLVVCNHCSQVVKPQAFQKHCERRHGPLSKLYTRAPPPPPAPASSQKCHVVNGQGPACRAPGSTKTSSREKGQGSRSRSHQPPEKTQKDNLCLFVPVVNLEKMSSLPKPDGHGIRVAPPSAFLSQPGSLPKDSPGKTPMALPSKEPPGRESIEIIPGEGSSHRAEGSPPEKEPGGARLPPKTHRKMARKECDLNRQCGVINPETKKICTRLLTCKIHSVHQRREVQGRAKDFDVLVAELKANSRKGESPKEKSPGRKEPALERPSQESSSSIQAVAAVAAASSTFSARTKQTYPYCALPRSRASSESELDDEGPCGGDGDPGLFPFPLPRGGAQASSEESEEEGTSEDLHLPPDCHYATRPPRPQAFCTFGSRLVSPGCYVFSRRLDRFCSALSSMLERHLSSHMWKKIPPAVEPPSHLVTSPLSAPLSPSSMGNCPRLPGPPPRPACPVSTPPTKDSLVPSYTAGSPSVAAACSQAECMGGSQAITSPLPANTPSPSFSKLPPSKASKSSKGKDGAEVEAPSRKRKLSPGPTTFKRTCILEPTGKGKPSGCRGLSAKTKTALGMGLNGTVGPRVKRAGPLDCRGSPHQLPTPVKASQLENRGAAGHPAKALPTSCLSEEEVAKKRKNLATYCRPVKAKHCQAGAPSEGACSVRRKKPGPALAFEEKCSTLKSKAH